In Kytococcus sedentarius DSM 20547, the sequence GGTCAGTGCCCAAGCGTGCACGTGATGGGCGCCTTCAACGCCGTCGAGCGCTTCCAGTGCTTCGGTCACCTCACCCAGGCGAATCTCAGCGGGCGTGCCCTCCATCAGCAAATGGGTGGCGTCGCGCAGGATGCCCCAACTTGCCCATATCAGGACGAAGCCGAAGGCCATTCCGAGCAGCGGATCGATCAGCAAGAACCCGGTGAAGCGGATCACCAGCGCGGTGACGATGATGAGCAGGCTGCCGACGAAAGTCTGAAGAATGTGCCACAGCGCGCCTCTGACGTTCAGGTCGCTGCGGCTTTGCTTCCAGATCAATCCCAACGAGATGAACTCGGTGAGCAAGCCACCGGCCGCCGCCCACAGCATGGGTGTAGTGGGCAAGTCAACGGGGTCGGTCATGCGCATGCCGGCCATCACAATCACGACCAGCGCCATGCCCAGCAAGAAGCCGCCGTTGACCAGGGCGCCCACGACCTCGGCGCGATACCAACCGAAGCTGCGGTCCTTATCGGCCGGGCGGCGGGCCAGTCGGGCGGCGATGATGG encodes:
- a CDS encoding cation diffusion facilitator family transporter — encoded protein: MAHGNGGRSHAGHLPSSGAALAISAWLTGIYFVIELGIGLWTGSVAVISDAFHTFSAVGGVLVAIIAARLARRPADKDRSFGWYRAEVVGALVNGGFLLGMALVVIVMAGMRMTDPVDLPTTPMLWAAAGGLLTEFISLGLIWKQSRSDLNVRGALWHILQTFVGSLLIIVTALVIRFTGFLLIDPLLGMAFGFVLIWASWGILRDATHLLMEGTPAEIRLGEVTEALEALDGVEGAHHVHAWALTSGRYVFSGHLRIADGADPQAVLQAASSMLKDQYGFFFATLQVEAAYLDESDAEAIDVMRETRKKGQA